The following are from one region of the Planctomonas sp. JC2975 genome:
- a CDS encoding phage holin family protein, with protein sequence MSESTRPFGSGTRDKRSLIQLIKELPGLVVALLKAELAQLKAELVRKAISAGIGIGLFLVAGAVLFFMLGTLVAAAILGIAVALPPWLAALIVAGGLLVIAAVLILIGVAVLKRGMPPAPTETIESVKQDVNAVKGLGDYDR encoded by the coding sequence ATGTCAGAGAGCACTCGGCCGTTCGGCTCGGGAACGCGCGACAAGCGCTCGCTCATCCAGCTGATCAAGGAGCTGCCCGGCCTGGTGGTGGCGCTGCTCAAGGCGGAGCTGGCGCAACTGAAGGCGGAGCTCGTCCGCAAGGCGATCAGCGCCGGTATCGGAATCGGGCTGTTCCTCGTCGCGGGCGCCGTGCTGTTCTTCATGCTCGGCACGCTCGTGGCAGCTGCCATCCTCGGCATCGCCGTTGCACTGCCCCCATGGCTGGCGGCGCTCATCGTGGCGGGTGGCCTGCTCGTGATCGCGGCGGTGCTGATCCTCATCGGAGTCGCCGTGCTGAAACGGGGCATGCCGCCCGCGCCGACCGAGACGATCGAGAGCGTGAAGCAAGACGTCAACGCGGTGAAGGGGCTGGGCGACTATGACCGCTGA